CCGACTGGATTATCGATGGCGTTGAACAGCCTAAATCGCTGTTCAAAATGATTAAAAACACCTTTGAGAAAACCCCGGACTACGTGTTATCGGCTTACAAAGATAACGCCGCAGTTATGGAAGGTTCGGTGGTTGGGCGTTTCTTTGCCGATCACGAAGCAGGCCGCTACGACTTCCACCAGGAAGATGCGCATATCCTGATGAAGGTCGAAACGCATAACCACCCAACGGCTATCTCTCCATGGCCGGGTGCCGCGACCGGTTCCGGTGGTGAAATCCGTGATGAAGGTGCGACAGGCCGTGGTGCTAAACCCAAAGCGGGTCTGGTCGGATTCTCTGTTTCCAACTTACGTATTCCTGGCTTTGAACAGCCGTGGGAAGAAGATTTCGGTAAGCCTGACCGCATTGTGACGGCGCTGGATATCATGACTGACGGCCCATTGGGCGGTGCAGCATTTAACAACGAATTCGGTCGTCCGGCGCTGACGGGTTACTTCCGTACTTACGAAGAACAAGTCAACAGCCATAACGGCGTAGAACTGCGTGGCTACCATAAGCCCATCATGCTGGCAGGCGGTATCGGTAACATTCGTGCTGACCATGTTCAGAAAGGCGAAATCACCGTTGGCGCAAAACTGATTGTCCTCGGCGGCCCATCCATGAACATCGGTTTGGGTGGCGGTGCGGCTTCTTCTATGGCTTCCGGCCAGTCAGATGCCGATCTGGATTTTGCCTCTGTACAGCGCGACAACCCAGAAATGGAGCGTCGTTGCCAGGAAGTTATCGATCGTTGCTGGCAGTTAGGTGATGCCAACCCAATCCTGTTTATTCATGATGTGGGGGCCGGCGGCCTTTCTAACGCGATGCCAGAACTGGTGAATGACGGTGGCCGAGGCGGGCGCTTCGACCTGCGTAAAATTCTCAACGACGAACCTGGCATGAGCCCGCTGGAAGTGTGGTGTAACGAATCCCAGGAGCGTTATGTTCTCGCCGTTGCACCTGACCAGTTGCCACTGTTTGATGAACTCTGCCGCCGCGAACGTGCGCCGTACGCCGTTATCGGTGAAGCCACCGAAGAAAAACATCTGACGCTCAGCGACAGCCATTTCGACAACCAGCCGATTGATATGCCGCTGGACGTTCTGCTCGGTAAAACCCCGAAAATGGAACGTAACGTTGAAACCCTGAAAGCGAAGGGCGATGCGCTGGATTGCCGAAATATCACTATTGCTGATGCGGTAAACCGTGTGCTGCACTTGCCTACAGTGGCTGAAAAAACCTTCCTGGTGACCATCGGTGACCGCTCAGTAACCGGTATGGTTGCTCGCGATCAGATGGTTGGGCCGTGGCAGATCCCGGTGGCTAACTGTGCGGTCACCACCGCAAGCCTGGATAGCTACTACGGCGAAGCGATGTCTCTGGGCGAACGTGCACCGGTTGCGTTGCTGGACTTTGCAGCATCAGGCCGTCTGGCGGTCGGTGAAGCGCTGACCAACATTGCTGCTACGCAAATTGGCGCACTCAATCGCATCAAGCTTTCAGCAAACTGGATGTCAGCAGCCGGCCATCCGGGTGAAGACGCGGGTCTGTACGAAGCCGTGAAAGCCGTCGGTGAAGAACTTTGCCCGACGCTTGGCCTGACGATTCCAGTGGGCAAAGACTCAATGTCGATGAAAACCCGCTGGCAGGAAGGTAACGAGCAGCGCGAGATGACCTCTCCACTGTCACTGGTTATCACGGCGTTTGCCCGTGTCGAAGATGTACGTCGCACCGTGACACCACAACTGCACACCGAAGATAACGCCCTGTTGCTGATTGATTTGGGGGCTGGCCATAACGCATTGGGCGCAACGGCGCTGTCTCAGGTTTACCGTCAGTTAGGCGACAAGCCTGCTGATGTTCGCAGCGCAGAACAGCTTAAAGGCTTCTTTAATGCGATTCAGGCGCTGGTGGCGGAACAGAAATTACTGGCTTACCACGACCGTTCCGACGGTGGCCTGTTGGTGACGCTGGCAGAAATGGCGTTTGCCGGTCACTGTGGCGT
The nucleotide sequence above comes from Buttiauxella selenatireducens. Encoded proteins:
- the purL gene encoding phosphoribosylformylglycinamidine synthase; the protein is MMEILRGSPALSAFRINKLLARFNDANLPVSDIYAEYVHFADLDAPLTAEEHARLQRLLKYGPTLADHAPTGHLILVTPRPGTISPWSSKATDIAHNCALANVKRLERGVAYYVTGSTLTQAQCQDVAALLHDRMMESVFDSLNDAQQLFSHHQPAPVQSVDLLSQGREALVEANIRLGLALAEDEIDYLQDAFTKLGRNPNDIELYMFAQANSEHCRHKIFNADWIIDGVEQPKSLFKMIKNTFEKTPDYVLSAYKDNAAVMEGSVVGRFFADHEAGRYDFHQEDAHILMKVETHNHPTAISPWPGAATGSGGEIRDEGATGRGAKPKAGLVGFSVSNLRIPGFEQPWEEDFGKPDRIVTALDIMTDGPLGGAAFNNEFGRPALTGYFRTYEEQVNSHNGVELRGYHKPIMLAGGIGNIRADHVQKGEITVGAKLIVLGGPSMNIGLGGGAASSMASGQSDADLDFASVQRDNPEMERRCQEVIDRCWQLGDANPILFIHDVGAGGLSNAMPELVNDGGRGGRFDLRKILNDEPGMSPLEVWCNESQERYVLAVAPDQLPLFDELCRRERAPYAVIGEATEEKHLTLSDSHFDNQPIDMPLDVLLGKTPKMERNVETLKAKGDALDCRNITIADAVNRVLHLPTVAEKTFLVTIGDRSVTGMVARDQMVGPWQIPVANCAVTTASLDSYYGEAMSLGERAPVALLDFAASGRLAVGEALTNIAATQIGALNRIKLSANWMSAAGHPGEDAGLYEAVKAVGEELCPTLGLTIPVGKDSMSMKTRWQEGNEQREMTSPLSLVITAFARVEDVRRTVTPQLHTEDNALLLIDLGAGHNALGATALSQVYRQLGDKPADVRSAEQLKGFFNAIQALVAEQKLLAYHDRSDGGLLVTLAEMAFAGHCGVEANIATLGHDHLAALFNEELGAVIQVKAADRAAVEKTLADHGLAECVHFLGKAVAGDRFTLTADGHAVFSESRTQLRMWWAETTWQMQRLRDNPACADQEHEAKANDNDPGLNVKLSFDIKEDIAAPFIAKGARPKVAVLREQGVNSHVEMAAAFHRAGFDAIDVHMSDLLEGRRGLEDFQALVACGGFSYGDVLGAGEGWAKSILFNSRVRDEFETFFHRPQTLALGVCNGCQMMSNLRELIPGSDLWPRFVRNHSDRFEARFSLVEVTSSPSLLLQGMVGSHMPIAVSHGEGHVEVRDAAHLAALESKGLVALRFIDNFGKVTQDYPANPNGSPNGITAVTNESGRVTIMMPHPERVFRTVSNSWHPSDWGEDSPWMRIFRNARKQLG